A genomic region of Callospermophilus lateralis isolate mCalLat2 unplaced genomic scaffold, mCalLat2.hap1 Scaffold_132, whole genome shotgun sequence contains the following coding sequences:
- the LOC143388262 gene encoding branched-chain-amino-acid aminotransferase, cytosolic-like isoform X1, which yields MKDCSNGCSAEYPGEGGSKQVVETFRAKDLIITPATILKEKPDPNTLVFGTAFTDHMLTVEWSSEFGWEKPHIKPFQNQSLHPGLSTLHYAVELFEGLKAFRGVDNKIRLFWPELKMERMCKSAVRATLPLFDKEELLECIQQLVQLDQEWVPYSTSVSLYIRPTFIGTEPSLGVKKPTKALIFVILSPVGPYFSSGTFNPVSLWANPKYVRAWKGGTGHCKMGGNYGSSLFAQCETAEKGCQQVLWLYGEDNQIMEVGTVNLFLYWINEDGEEELGTPPLDGIILPGVTRRCILDLVQKWGEFKVSERYLTMDDLITALEGNRVREMFGSGTACVVCPVSDILYKGETIHLPTMENGPKLATRILDKLTDIQYGREESDWTIVLS from the coding sequence ATGAAGGACTGCAGTAACGGATGCTCCGCTGAATACCCTGGAGAAGGAGGATCAAAACAGGTGGTGGAGACTTTCAGGGCTAAAGACCTAATAATCACACCAGCCACCATCTTGAAGGAAAAACCAGATCCCAATACTCTGGTTTTTGGAACTGCGTTTACGGATCACATGTTGACAGTGGAGTGGTCCTCTGAGTTTGGATGGGAGAAACCTCACATCAAGCCTTTTCAAAACCAGTCCCTGCATCCTGGGTTATCAACTTTGCATTATGCAGTAGAATTATTTGAAGGTTTAAAGGCATTTCGAGGAGTAGATAATAAAATTCGACTGTTTTGGCCAGAACTCAAGATGGAGAGAATGTGTAAGTCTGCTGTGAGAGCCACTTTGCCGTTGTTTGACAAGGAAGAGCTTCTGGAATGTATTCAGCAGCTTGTGCAGTTGGATCAAGAATGGGTGCCCTACTCCACCTCTGTCAGTCTCTACATTCGTCCCACGTTTATTGGAACTGAGCCTTCTCTTGGAGTCAAGAAGCCTACCAAAGCCCTGATCTTTGTAATCTTAAGCCCAGTGGGACCTTATTTTTCAAGTGGAACCTTTAATCCAGTGTCCCTGTGGGCAAACCCGAAGTATGTCAGAGCTTGGAAAGGTGGGACTGGACACTGCAAGATGGGAGGGAATTATGGCTCGTCTCTTTTTGCCCAATGTGAAACAGCAGAGAAAGGTTGTCAGCAGGTTCTCTGGCTCTATGGAGAGGATAATCAGATAATGGAAGTCGGAACTGTGAATCTTTTTCTTTACTGGATAAATGAAGATGGAGAGGAAGAACTGGGAACTCCTCCGCTAGATGGCATCATTCTTCCAGGAGTGACAAGGCGGTGCATCCTGGACCTGGTGCAAAAGTGGGGTGAATTTAAAGTGTCAGAGAGGTACCTCACCATGGACGACTTGATAACTGCCCTGGAGGGGAACAGAGTGAGGGAGATGTTTGGCTCTGGCACAGCCTGCGTTGTCTGCCCAGTTTCTGATATACTATACAAGGGCGAGACGATACACCTTCCAACTATGGAGAATGGTCCTAAGCTTGCAACCCGTATCTTGGACAAATTGACTGATATCCAGTATGGAAGAGAAGAGAGCGACTGGACAATCGTATTATCCTGA
- the LOC143388262 gene encoding branched-chain-amino-acid aminotransferase, cytosolic-like isoform X4 — protein sequence MKDCSNGCSAEYPGEGGSKQVVETFRAKDLIITPATILKEKPDPNTLVFGTAFTDHMLTVEWSSEFGWEKPHIKPFQNQSLHPGLSTLHYAVEPSLGVKKPTKALIFVILSPVGPYFSSGTFNPVSLWANPKYVRAWKGGTGHCKMGGNYGSSLFAQCETAEKGCQQVLWLYGEDNQIMEVGTVNLFLYWINEDGEEELGTPPLDGIILPGVTRRCILDLVQKWGEFKVSERYLTMDDLITALEGNRVREMFGSGTACVVCPVSDILYKGETIHLPTMENGPKLATRILDKLTDIQYGREESDWTIVLS from the exons ATGAAGGACTGCAGTAACGGATGCTCCGCTGAATACCCTGGAGAAGGAGGATCAAAACAGGTGGTGGAGACTTTCAGGGCTAAAGACCTAATAATCACACCAGCCACCATCTTGAAGGAAAAACCAGATCCCAATACTCTGGTTTTTGGAACTGCGTTTACGGATCACATGTTGACAGTGGAGTGGTCCTCTGAGTTTGGATGGGAGAAACCTCACATCAAGCCTTTTCAAAACCAGTCCCTGCATCCTGGGTTATCAACTTTGCATTATGCAGT TGAGCCTTCTCTTGGAGTCAAGAAGCCTACCAAAGCCCTGATCTTTGTAATCTTAAGCCCAGTGGGACCTTATTTTTCAAGTGGAACCTTTAATCCAGTGTCCCTGTGGGCAAACCCGAAGTATGTCAGAGCTTGGAAAGGTGGGACTGGACACTGCAAGATGGGAGGGAATTATGGCTCGTCTCTTTTTGCCCAATGTGAAACAGCAGAGAAAGGTTGTCAGCAGGTTCTCTGGCTCTATGGAGAGGATAATCAGATAATGGAAGTCGGAACTGTGAATCTTTTTCTTTACTGGATAAATGAAGATGGAGAGGAAGAACTGGGAACTCCTCCGCTAGATGGCATCATTCTTCCAGGAGTGACAAGGCGGTGCATCCTGGACCTGGTGCAAAAGTGGGGTGAATTTAAAGTGTCAGAGAGGTACCTCACCATGGACGACTTGATAACTGCCCTGGAGGGGAACAGAGTGAGGGAGATGTTTGGCTCTGGCACAGCCTGCGTTGTCTGCCCAGTTTCTGATATACTATACAAGGGCGAGACGATACACCTTCCAACTATGGAGAATGGTCCTAAGCTTGCAACCCGTATCTTGGACAAATTGACTGATATCCAGTATGGAAGAGAAGAGAGCGACTGGACAATCGTATTATCCTGA
- the LOC143388262 gene encoding branched-chain-amino-acid aminotransferase, cytosolic-like isoform X2 has product MKDCSNGCSAEYPGEGGSKQVVETFRAKDLIITPATILKEKPDPNTLVFGTAFTDHMLTVEWSSEFGWEKPHIKPFQNQSLHPGLSTLHYAVELFEATLPLFDKEELLECIQQLVQLDQEWVPYSTSVSLYIRPTFIGTEPSLGVKKPTKALIFVILSPVGPYFSSGTFNPVSLWANPKYVRAWKGGTGHCKMGGNYGSSLFAQCETAEKGCQQVLWLYGEDNQIMEVGTVNLFLYWINEDGEEELGTPPLDGIILPGVTRRCILDLVQKWGEFKVSERYLTMDDLITALEGNRVREMFGSGTACVVCPVSDILYKGETIHLPTMENGPKLATRILDKLTDIQYGREESDWTIVLS; this is encoded by the exons ATGAAGGACTGCAGTAACGGATGCTCCGCTGAATACCCTGGAGAAGGAGGATCAAAACAGGTGGTGGAGACTTTCAGGGCTAAAGACCTAATAATCACACCAGCCACCATCTTGAAGGAAAAACCAGATCCCAATACTCTGGTTTTTGGAACTGCGTTTACGGATCACATGTTGACAGTGGAGTGGTCCTCTGAGTTTGGATGGGAGAAACCTCACATCAAGCCTTTTCAAAACCAGTCCCTGCATCCTGGGTTATCAACTTTGCATTATGCAGTAGAATTATTTGAAG CCACTTTGCCGTTGTTTGACAAGGAAGAGCTTCTGGAATGTATTCAGCAGCTTGTGCAGTTGGATCAAGAATGGGTGCCCTACTCCACCTCTGTCAGTCTCTACATTCGTCCCACGTTTATTGGAACTGAGCCTTCTCTTGGAGTCAAGAAGCCTACCAAAGCCCTGATCTTTGTAATCTTAAGCCCAGTGGGACCTTATTTTTCAAGTGGAACCTTTAATCCAGTGTCCCTGTGGGCAAACCCGAAGTATGTCAGAGCTTGGAAAGGTGGGACTGGACACTGCAAGATGGGAGGGAATTATGGCTCGTCTCTTTTTGCCCAATGTGAAACAGCAGAGAAAGGTTGTCAGCAGGTTCTCTGGCTCTATGGAGAGGATAATCAGATAATGGAAGTCGGAACTGTGAATCTTTTTCTTTACTGGATAAATGAAGATGGAGAGGAAGAACTGGGAACTCCTCCGCTAGATGGCATCATTCTTCCAGGAGTGACAAGGCGGTGCATCCTGGACCTGGTGCAAAAGTGGGGTGAATTTAAAGTGTCAGAGAGGTACCTCACCATGGACGACTTGATAACTGCCCTGGAGGGGAACAGAGTGAGGGAGATGTTTGGCTCTGGCACAGCCTGCGTTGTCTGCCCAGTTTCTGATATACTATACAAGGGCGAGACGATACACCTTCCAACTATGGAGAATGGTCCTAAGCTTGCAACCCGTATCTTGGACAAATTGACTGATATCCAGTATGGAAGAGAAGAGAGCGACTGGACAATCGTATTATCCTGA
- the LOC143388262 gene encoding branched-chain-amino-acid aminotransferase, cytosolic-like isoform X3 encodes MKDCSNGCSAEYPGEGGSKQVVETFRAKDLIITPATILKEKPDPNTLVFGTAFTDHMLTVEWSSEFGWEKPHIKPFQNQSLHPGLSTLHYAVELFEATLPLFDKEELLECIQQLVQLDQEWVPYSTSVSLYIRPTFIGTEPSLGVKKPTKALIFVILSPVGPYFSSGTFNPVSLWANPKYVRAWKGGTGHCKMGGNYGSSLFAQCETAEKGCQQVLWLYGEDNQIMEVGTVNLFLYWINEDGEEELGTPPLDGIILPGVTRRCILDLVQKWGEFKTIHLPTMENGPKLATRILDKLTDIQYGREESDWTIVLS; translated from the exons ATGAAGGACTGCAGTAACGGATGCTCCGCTGAATACCCTGGAGAAGGAGGATCAAAACAGGTGGTGGAGACTTTCAGGGCTAAAGACCTAATAATCACACCAGCCACCATCTTGAAGGAAAAACCAGATCCCAATACTCTGGTTTTTGGAACTGCGTTTACGGATCACATGTTGACAGTGGAGTGGTCCTCTGAGTTTGGATGGGAGAAACCTCACATCAAGCCTTTTCAAAACCAGTCCCTGCATCCTGGGTTATCAACTTTGCATTATGCAGTAGAATTATTTGAAG CCACTTTGCCGTTGTTTGACAAGGAAGAGCTTCTGGAATGTATTCAGCAGCTTGTGCAGTTGGATCAAGAATGGGTGCCCTACTCCACCTCTGTCAGTCTCTACATTCGTCCCACGTTTATTGGAACTGAGCCTTCTCTTGGAGTCAAGAAGCCTACCAAAGCCCTGATCTTTGTAATCTTAAGCCCAGTGGGACCTTATTTTTCAAGTGGAACCTTTAATCCAGTGTCCCTGTGGGCAAACCCGAAGTATGTCAGAGCTTGGAAAGGTGGGACTGGACACTGCAAGATGGGAGGGAATTATGGCTCGTCTCTTTTTGCCCAATGTGAAACAGCAGAGAAAGGTTGTCAGCAGGTTCTCTGGCTCTATGGAGAGGATAATCAGATAATGGAAGTCGGAACTGTGAATCTTTTTCTTTACTGGATAAATGAAGATGGAGAGGAAGAACTGGGAACTCCTCCGCTAGATGGCATCATTCTTCCAGGAGTGACAAGGCGGTGCATCCTGGACCTGGTGCAAAAGTGGGGTGAATTTAAA ACGATACACCTTCCAACTATGGAGAATGGTCCTAAGCTTGCAACCCGTATCTTGGACAAATTGACTGATATCCAGTATGGAAGAGAAGAGAGCGACTGGACAATCGTATTATCCTGA